ACAAAACCAATTACTTTGGATGTAGATTTCGGAGGTATCAACGTAGATCCTTGGGGAAATACAAAAGCTGGTTTTTCTTTTGAAGGAAAAATCAACAGAAAAGATTTCGGTCTTAACTGGAATGCAGCTCTTGAAGCAGGTGGTGTAATGGTAAGTGAAGAAGTGAAAATTGCAGGTGAATTGCAGTTTGTAAAACAAGCTTAATTTTAAAATAAGTTTCTGCAAGCCACAAAGCGTGGAATAATGAAATAATTAGTTTTTTAAATCAGAAGGTTCAGGGATTATTAGTTAACCTTGAACCTTTTTTAATCTTAGTAAAAATGAATCTCAACGATTTACAGAATATAAGCAGCCAGTTTAAAAATTCGCAGAAAATGCCGATTCTTTTTCTTGGTCATGGCTCTCCGATGAATGCCATTGAAGAAAATCAGTTTGTTCAGGGTTTTAGAAATGTGGCAAAAGAGATCCCAAAACCTAATGCGATTTTGTGTATTTCTGCACACTGGTTTACTCGCGGAACAAAAGTTACTGCAATGGATATGCCCAAAACGATTCACGATTTTGGTGGTTTTCCGCAAGCTTTGTTTGATGTGCAATATCCAGCTCCCGGAAATCCTGAATTGGCACATGAAGTTGCTGAAATTTTAAATCCAATCGTTGAAGAAGATCACAATTGGGGACTTGATCATGGAGCTTGGTCGGTTATTAAACACATGTATCCAAACGCTGATATTCCCGTGATTCAGTTGAGTATTGATTATACAAAACCGCCTCAATATCATTTTGATTTGGCTAAAAAATTAGAGAAATTAAGAGAAAAAGGTATTTTAATTATTGGCAGCGGAAATATTGTTCATAATCTAAGATTAATTGACTGGCGAAACATTGATACTGTTGGAGCGGGTTGGGACTGGGCAATCGAGGCTCGTGAAAAAACCAATAACTGGCTTCTTGACGGAAATTTTCAGAACCTGATTGATTATCAAAAACAGGGAACTTCTTTGCAATATGCTATTCCGACACCTGATCATTATTTGCCATTGATTTATTCTTTAGGTTTAAAAAATAAGTCTGAAGATCTGGTTTTATTTAATGATGATTTAATCGGCGGTTCACTGAGTATGACGAGTGTAAAAATCGGTTAAATAAATTCCTTTTCAACCACTTTTTTTATCACTATAAATTTAGTAATATTGCTTACCATGAAAAAAACAATATTACTCTTCTTAATGATTTGTCCTTTTTATGTGCTTCTGTCACAATCCATAAATGGCACAGTCGTTAATGATATCGGCAAACCGATTGCCGATGTTAACATTTATCTTGACGGAACAAAGACCGGAACTGTTTCTACAGCAGACGGAACCTTCTCATTAAGTATTTCAAAAAACAATAATTTAGTTTTTAAAAAAGATAACTATGAGACATTTATCGTAAATACTTCGGAGATTTTAAATAAAAAGTTAAAAGTTGTTTTGATCAAGGCCGAGGAAATTGAAGAGGTTATCATTATTCCCTTTACAGAAAAGGCTTATAAAGATTACATCAATTATTTTCTTACTTCTTTCATAGGTACAGATCAGACTAATGTAAAGATTAAAAATCAACGTTCCCTGAAATTTTCGTATGATAAAACGAATAGAATTTTAAGAGTAAAAGCGCCACAAACCTTAATCATAGAAAATAAAAACTTAGGTTATATAATTGACTATAACCTTCAGGATTTTGTTGTTGATTTTGAAAATAACACTACAAGTTATTTGGGTACGAGCTTTTTCAAAGAAACTAAAAATACAGATAAAGTGAAGCTCAACAGAATGAATGCTTATGACGGAAGCACTTTTCATTTTCTAAGAAGCATGTATGGTGGAAAAGTTAAAGATGAAGGCTTCATCGTAAATCAGGTAACCAAATTTCCTAATCCAAAATACCCTACTGAGGAAGAATTACGGTATTTAAAAGATTTTAAAAAAACTTTTAAACCTACGAAAAACATTGTTATTCCGGAAGATATTCAGGATATTATAAGCCGTAAAACTGGCGAACCAGAATACAAAGTCGCAGTTACAAAATTTAATATTCCCGAAACCGATTACATCAAAAAATCTGATGGTAAAGTATTACTTGATTTTAAAGATATTCTTGAAATAAAGCACAACAAATACTTTTATGAGCTTAAAAGCAAGGAAATTGTGAGAAGTAAACTTCCTGTACAACAATCATCAAACATTCATTCTAATGACGGAAT
Above is a genomic segment from Chryseobacterium mulctrae containing:
- the ygiD gene encoding 4,5-DOPA-extradiol-dioxygenase, whose translation is MNLNDLQNISSQFKNSQKMPILFLGHGSPMNAIEENQFVQGFRNVAKEIPKPNAILCISAHWFTRGTKVTAMDMPKTIHDFGGFPQALFDVQYPAPGNPELAHEVAEILNPIVEEDHNWGLDHGAWSVIKHMYPNADIPVIQLSIDYTKPPQYHFDLAKKLEKLREKGILIIGSGNIVHNLRLIDWRNIDTVGAGWDWAIEAREKTNNWLLDGNFQNLIDYQKQGTSLQYAIPTPDHYLPLIYSLGLKNKSEDLVLFNDDLIGGSLSMTSVKIG
- a CDS encoding carboxypeptidase-like regulatory domain-containing protein — translated: MKKTILLFLMICPFYVLLSQSINGTVVNDIGKPIADVNIYLDGTKTGTVSTADGTFSLSISKNNNLVFKKDNYETFIVNTSEILNKKLKVVLIKAEEIEEVIIIPFTEKAYKDYINYFLTSFIGTDQTNVKIKNQRSLKFSYDKTNRILRVKAPQTLIIENKNLGYIIDYNLQDFVVDFENNTTSYLGTSFFKETKNTDKVKLNRMNAYDGSTFHFLRSMYGGKVKDEGFIVNQVTKFPNPKYPTEEELRYLKDFKKTFKPTKNIVIPEDIQDIISRKTGEPEYKVAVTKFNIPETDYIKKSDGKVLLDFKDILEIKHNKYFYELKSKEIVRSKLPVQQSSNIHSNDGIFEIYSNGNCSNPANLMLQGEFTKNKIEFLLPLDYQLGD